The following coding sequences are from one Ooceraea biroi isolate clonal line C1 chromosome 5, Obir_v5.4, whole genome shotgun sequence window:
- the LOC105286515 gene encoding eukaryotic translation initiation factor 3 subunit E isoform X1 — MAKFDLTSVIGQYLDRHLVFPLLEFLSAKQIYDEDELLHVKLYILSKTNMVDYTIDIRKQLYPNVEVPEEIKSRRADVLQELGVLQNNVSVVLALMNNEEVMKKMENMRDSKALNNYLTQESDFRVEMMDSFVKLAKYRYECGNYSVSTSYLYFYMLIMPPTDKNYLNVLWGKLASEILVQNWETALEDVNKLREYIDSNVIGNSLQVLQQRTWLIHWSLFVFFNHVKGRDLIIEMFLYRPHYLNAIQTMCPHILRYLAAAVIVNRSRRSILKDLVKVIQQESYTYRDPITEFLEHLYVNFDFDGARQKLQECQTVVFNDFFLIALLNEFVENARLMIFETFCRIHQCISIGMLAEKLNMKADVAECWIVNLIRNARLDAKIDSKLGHVVMGGQPASPYQQLVEKIETLSVRSEALENLIERKLKAKNQDPYQHSWNLDL, encoded by the exons ATGGCAAAATTCGATTTAACATCTGTCATAGGTCAATATCTTGACCGGCACTTGGTTTTTCCTCTGTTGGAATTTTTATCGGCGAAACAG ATTTACGACGAGGATGAGTTGTTACACGTCAAACTCTATATCCTCAGCAAAACGAACATGGTCGATTACACCATCGATATCAGGAAGCAGCTCTATCCTAATGTAGAAGTACCAGAG GAAATAAAATCTAGACGCGCCGATGTGCTCCAAGAGCTCGGTGTGCTACAGAACAATGTCTCGGTAGTGCTAGCACTGATGAACAACGAGGAAGTTATGAAGAAGATGGAGAACATGCGCGATTCCAAAGCacttaataattatctcaCTCAAGAGTCGGAT TTTAGAGTAGAGATGATGGACAGCTTTGTGAAATTAGCAAAGTACCGCTACGAGTGCGGCAATTATTCCGTTTCCACGtcatatttatacttttatatgctgATCATGCCTCCCACTGACAAg AATTACTTAAATGTCTTGTGGGGCAAATTGGCATCGGAGATTCTCGTACAAAATTGGGAGACAGCATTGGAAGATGTCAACAAGTTACGAGAATACATTGACAGTAATGTTATTGGCAATTCCCTGCAAGTATTACAGCAGCGTACGTGGCTGATTCATTGGAGTCTGTTCGTGTTCTTCAATCATGTGAAGGGAAGAGATCTCATTATCGAGATGTTCCTCTATCGTCCGCA TTATTTAAATGCTATTCAAACAATGTGCCCGCACATACTCCGCTACTTGGCTGCTGCAGTTATTGTCAATCGCTCGAGACGCTCCATTCTAAAGGATCTCGTAAAAGTAATACAACAG GAGTCTTATACCTACCGAGATCCCATCACGGAATTCCTTGAACATTTATACGTTAATTTCGACTTTGACGGAGCTCGGCAGAAGCTGCAAGAGTGCCAGACTGTTGTCTTCAATGATTTCTTCCTCATCGCTTTACTGAACGAATTCGTAGAAAATGCTCGATTGATGATTTTCGAAACATTCTGTAGGATTCATCAGTGCATCAGTATTGG AATGCTAGCGGAAAAGCTGAATATGAAAGCGGACGTAGCAGAGTGCTGGATCGTGAACTTGATCCGCAACGCCCGTTTGGACGCCAAGATTGACAGCAAGTTGGGGCACGTGGTGATGGGGGGACAGCCGGCGTCGCCGTATCAGCAATTGGTTGAAAAGATTGAGACGTTGAGCGTGCGAAGTGAGGCGCTAGAAAACCTAATTGAGAGAAAGCTCAAAGCAAAGAATCAAGACCCA TATCAACACTCGTGGAACTTGGACTTGTGA
- the LOC105286514 gene encoding zinc finger CCCH domain-containing protein 15 homolog yields the protein MPPKKPPAPSKKAEQKKKEKVIEDKTFGIKNKKGAKQQKFIQQVEKQVKSGGVNPRKVEDPNAKKLEKEKKLKEQKELALIFKPVQTQKIDKGIDPKSVVCAFFKQGQCTKGDKCKFSHDLSVERKAEKRSLYCDMRDDDDKEADTMDKWDEDKLKEVVEKKHGGGGNRPTTDIICKHFLEAVEKSKYGWFWECPSGQKCIYRHALPPGFVLKKDKKKEDKKDEISLEDLIETERANLGPSQTKITLETFLAWKKRKLKEKEEQAIKDEEKKRNDYKAGRQVGISGREMFYFNPDLAMGDGIDDGDEAISSYAREEDDDSEDVQYRELDMDRLASEASEIDTKGITVAAADRLKAQETADDDKDATVSAEEDGTAVTINENLFIEEDLEGLEEELGDLDLEE from the exons aTGCCGCCGAAAAAACCGCCGGCACCGAGCAAAAAAGCGGaacaaaagaagaaggaaaaggtTATCGAG GATAAAACGTTTGGCATAAAGAACAAGAAGGGTGCCAAGCAGCAGAAATTTATTCAGCAAGTtgaaaaacaagtgaaatcgGGCGGTGTAAATCCGCGGAAGGTCGAGGATCCGAACGCCAAGAAAttggagaaggagaagaaactGAAGGAACAAAAGGAATTAGCACTTATTTTTAAGCCTGTTCAAACACAGAAGATAGATAAAG GCATCGATCCAAAGTCCGTTGTGTGCGCGTTTTTTAAACAGGGACAATGTACAAAGGGTGATAAATGTAAGTTTTCTCACGACTTGAGTGTTGAACGAAAGGCTGAAAAACGTTCTCTATACTGCGACATGAGGGACGATGACGACAAAGAGGCGGATACAATGGACAAGTGGGACGAGGATAAACTGAAAGAAGTCGTGGAGAAGAAacatggtggtggtggtaatCGTCCGACCACTGACATC ATCTGCAAACATTTCTTAGAAGCAGTAGAAAAGTCAAAGTATGGTTGGTTCTGGGAGTGTCCTTCTGGTCAGAAGTGCATTTACAGACATGCTTTACCTCCCGGATTTGTCCTGAAGAAAGAtaagaagaaggaagataAGAAGGACGAAATTTCTCTGGAGGATCTGATAGAGACGGAAAGAGCTAACCTGGGACCTAGTCAG ACCAAGATAACATTAGAGACATTCTTGGcttggaaaaaaagaaagttgaaagagaaagaggagcaaGCGATCAAGGAtgaggagaagaagaggaatGATTATAAAGCTGGTCGACAGGTCGGCATATCGGGGAGAGAAATGTTTTACTTCAATCCGGATCTTGCAATGGGAGATG GTATTGACGACGGAGATGAAGCAATATCTAGTTACGCCCGTGAAGAGGATGATGATTCTGAGGATGTACAGTACAGGGAACTTGATATGGATCGCCTCGCCTCTGAAGCTAGTGAAATCGACACCAAGGGTATCACTGTAGCTGCTGCTGATCGATTAAAAGCACAGGAGACCGCTGATGACGATAAAGATGCAACAG TATCTGCGGAAGAGGACGGCACAGCAGTAACCATTAATGAAAACCTGTTCATAGAAGAAGATTTAGAAGGTTTGGAAGAAGA
- the LOC105286515 gene encoding eukaryotic translation initiation factor 3 subunit E isoform X2: protein MAKFDLTSVIGQYLDRHLVFPLLEFLSAKQIYDEDELLHVKLYILSKTNMVDYTIDIRKQLYPNVEVPEEIKSRRADVLQELGVLQNNVSVVLALMNNEEVMKKMENMRDSKALNNYLTQESDFRVEMMDSFVKLAKYRYECGNYSVSTSYLYFYMLIMPPTDKNYLNVLWGKLASEILVQNWETALEDVNKLREYIDSNVIGNSLQVLQQRTWLIHWSLFVFFNHVKGRDLIIEMFLYRPHYLNAIQTMCPHILRYLAAAVIVNRSRRSILKDLVKVIQQESYTYRDPITEFLEHLYVNFDFDGARQKLQECQTVVFNDFFLIALLNEFVENARLMIFETFCRIHQCISIGMLAEKLNMKADVAECWIVNLIRNARLDAKIDSKLGHVVMGGQPASPYQQLVEKIETLSVRSEALENLIERKLKAKNQDPVSIVWN from the exons ATGGCAAAATTCGATTTAACATCTGTCATAGGTCAATATCTTGACCGGCACTTGGTTTTTCCTCTGTTGGAATTTTTATCGGCGAAACAG ATTTACGACGAGGATGAGTTGTTACACGTCAAACTCTATATCCTCAGCAAAACGAACATGGTCGATTACACCATCGATATCAGGAAGCAGCTCTATCCTAATGTAGAAGTACCAGAG GAAATAAAATCTAGACGCGCCGATGTGCTCCAAGAGCTCGGTGTGCTACAGAACAATGTCTCGGTAGTGCTAGCACTGATGAACAACGAGGAAGTTATGAAGAAGATGGAGAACATGCGCGATTCCAAAGCacttaataattatctcaCTCAAGAGTCGGAT TTTAGAGTAGAGATGATGGACAGCTTTGTGAAATTAGCAAAGTACCGCTACGAGTGCGGCAATTATTCCGTTTCCACGtcatatttatacttttatatgctgATCATGCCTCCCACTGACAAg AATTACTTAAATGTCTTGTGGGGCAAATTGGCATCGGAGATTCTCGTACAAAATTGGGAGACAGCATTGGAAGATGTCAACAAGTTACGAGAATACATTGACAGTAATGTTATTGGCAATTCCCTGCAAGTATTACAGCAGCGTACGTGGCTGATTCATTGGAGTCTGTTCGTGTTCTTCAATCATGTGAAGGGAAGAGATCTCATTATCGAGATGTTCCTCTATCGTCCGCA TTATTTAAATGCTATTCAAACAATGTGCCCGCACATACTCCGCTACTTGGCTGCTGCAGTTATTGTCAATCGCTCGAGACGCTCCATTCTAAAGGATCTCGTAAAAGTAATACAACAG GAGTCTTATACCTACCGAGATCCCATCACGGAATTCCTTGAACATTTATACGTTAATTTCGACTTTGACGGAGCTCGGCAGAAGCTGCAAGAGTGCCAGACTGTTGTCTTCAATGATTTCTTCCTCATCGCTTTACTGAACGAATTCGTAGAAAATGCTCGATTGATGATTTTCGAAACATTCTGTAGGATTCATCAGTGCATCAGTATTGG AATGCTAGCGGAAAAGCTGAATATGAAAGCGGACGTAGCAGAGTGCTGGATCGTGAACTTGATCCGCAACGCCCGTTTGGACGCCAAGATTGACAGCAAGTTGGGGCACGTGGTGATGGGGGGACAGCCGGCGTCGCCGTATCAGCAATTGGTTGAAAAGATTGAGACGTTGAGCGTGCGAAGTGAGGCGCTAGAAAACCTAATTGAGAGAAAGCTCAAAGCAAAGAATCAAGACCCAGTAAGTATAGTGTGGAACTAA